Below is a window of Tolypothrix bouteillei VB521301 DNA.
CCACCCAAGATGGGCACATCTTCGAGACTAATGCGTTGCTGTTGTTGGTAAAGCCCATCTTCAACGCCAGCTGCCATCAGCTGAGTTGTATTGTAAAGTTCTTGGTCAAATGCTCGCAATTGCTCTTTGGCTTCTAAAAAATAAAGTATTGTTGCAAAGATCGCCAAAATGCTCCCCATAGACAGGGTAAACCAGCGAGCTAAATTACGCCGACTGCGACTGAACATATTAGGAATTAGCGATCGCATGAGTCAGGGTCAACTAATCTATATCCCATACCGTAAACAGTCTGCAGCCAATCTTCTGCTTTTACCATCTGCAAGCGTTGCCGCAGTCGATGCACTAACATCGTTATTGCTTTACTATCTGGTTGTATATTCCACTCCCAAAGTGCTTGTTCAATTTGCTCGTGCGTCAGTACTTGTCGGGGATGTCGCAGAAAATATTCCAGCAATTGAAACTCTCGACCTGACAATTGGACTGTAACTTCCTGCCGTTGTAGCGTTAGAGTATTGAGATGAAGTTGTAAGTCGGCTAACTTTAGCAAATCACCTTGCCAAAGTGGTGCTCTGCGTCCCAATGCTCGTACTCGTGCTAAGAGTTCGAGCAAACTAAAGGGTTTAACTAAATAGTCATCTGCACCAACATCTAGAGCAGATACTTTATCCAAAATTGCATCTTTGGCAGTGAGAATCAACACTGGAGCCGTTTTTCCTGCTTGACGATATTTTTGACACAGGCTAACACCACTAACCTTAGGCAACATCCAATCTAAAATTAACAGGTCGTAGTCTCTGTGAGTCATTAACCACTGGGCTATTTCACCATCTTCAGCCGCATCGACAATATGTCCCACTTTCGAGAGTGCGCCCTGTAGTGGTTGTAACTGAGTTATATCATCCTCTACAAGTAAGATCCTCATTCATTATTTGGCTGTAATTTCTTTTCAGTTTCCTATGATAAATTAATAATTAAGCTTTTTCTGCATTATGGCTCGACCCCGCTGGCTGCAATTTTTCGTTAACTTAGGATTGGAGTTTTGGCTGCCAATACCCTTAATCGGACTGTTTTTTTGGTTGAGTACGGGTTTGCTTACGCATCAAGTATTGAGCTATACCTATGGCACAACAACCCAAATCCACGCCAACTCAAAGCATCAAATTCAGTTTTCTGTTTCACTGGCCGTTATGTCGATTGAAGCTGTCATTCAACGCCAAGAAAAGTTGACTGAAGTTAAAGTTTACACTGCTGATTCAGTTTTAAAGCAGATGGAATTTGAGTTTCCCGTGACTGAATTTGCTCAAGTTGATGCAGCGATCGCTCAAGTTTTAGGATTACCAATCACGGGGATTAAACAGTTAATCCGTTATCGTATTGAGAACTAATACCAAATCGTACTTTTATAGAAATCCTATTTGATTTACTCAGATAACACCTGGGAATATTATACAAGCTATAATGTCAATCTTAAATTTCTTATGAATAATTTAGGATTGCTATGGCTTTAGCTCATTCGATGATGCAGAGTTTGCGATCGATACCCACCCAACTGAGATCGTTAAAGGTTAGAAATTTCTGTCATCTGACTTCTGGCTTCTACCTCCCAATCCTATTCTGTTCTCAGCGATAAATTTGGTGCAATTGATGTAGTGCTAAAGTCTACCATCCGAGATAAATCTTCTCCCAAAACAGATGGGCTCCTCTCCACAAGTTTGTTGTCAGGTTTGCGCCAGTAGTCGCGCTGTTTTTGAAAAGGTACGAGCCAAAGATGCTGTAGTGTGTTGTCATCAGGAGACGAATAAGCCGGAATTCCAATCTCAATTTCTGACTGAGGAACGTTCAGCCGCAGTGTTTGATGCAGTTTATCCCACCAAGGAAAAATAACAGAATAATTGGAATTGGTTTCGTCTTGAACCTGAGAGTGATGAACACCGTGCATCCTGGGAGTTACCAAGATTGTATTTAACCAGCGTTCGGTCCAAATGGGAAGACGAATATTGCTGTGATGAAACAGGGTATTTGCTTGATAAACTAATTCATAAAGAATGTAAGTTCCCTGCGATATACCAGTTAGAGCTATCTGAAAAACGCGAAGTCCGGCTGAGAGCAAAATTTCTACACCGTGAAAGCGAAAACCTGTGGAAATGTCTAAATCTGGATCGATGTGATGTACATTGTGAAAACGCCAAAGAAAAAGAAATCTGTGATTGGCTCTATGCCAGTAGTAGTAAGTTAAATCCATCAATAAAAAAGCCATAACGCTTTTGATGGCTGTAGGTAGTGGGACGAGATGAACCAATCCAAAGGACTGTAACTGCGTCCACTGCAACATAAATTGAGCAGTAGGTTGAACAACAGCCGCGTTTGTGGCAAAAGCTAAAGCAGTTATGCAGGAGTTGATAAACAACCTTTTTATAAGTGAATGCGTCTGCAATCGTAGGGGAAAAATTCTTTCCAGCAGAAAAAGGATAACAAAAACTGCCGTGAGGCTCGCATAGACATAGCTTAGTAATATTAACATTTTTGTCAACCAGTCTTCAATTAAGAATTTTGACTTGTTATTACACTCTAGGAGTCTATTTCTTTCTTTTCATTGTACCTACTAGCGATTTCCTGTTACTAAATATTGCTCAAACCACTCGCTCGACAACCTTGCAACTGCTTCTAGTGTTCCTGGTTCTTCAAAAAGATGCGTTGCTTCGGAAACGATCGCTAACTTCTTTTCTACTTGTAACTGTTCCAACACTTCTTGATTCATGCGAATCACTGGCGTATCTTTTTCACCAACAATTAATAGTGTTGGTGCTTGAACATTTGACAGAGACGCCGCCGCTAAGTCAGGTCTTCCACCACGAGAAACGATCGCACAAATACCATTTGGGTGTTTTGCAGCGGCTACCAAAGCTGCGGCTGCACCAGTACTAGCACCAAAGTAAGCAATTTTCGTTTTGTAAATCTCTAGATTTTGGGCAAGCCATTGTGTAGCATCAATGACACGTTCCGCTAACAAATTAATATTAAAGCGCAATTGTCCTGTTTGATTGTCTATTTCTTCTTCTTCTTGAGTCAGCAGGTCAATCAAGAGGGTAGCAAAACCTGCTTTATTTAATTCTTCGGCAACATAGCGATTTCTAGAACTGTGCCGACTGCTACCACTACCGTGAGCAAATAGTACAACTCCACGAGCATTTTCAGGTATCCTCAGATCCCCGTCTAGGTTAATTACACCTGATGGAACTTGAATTGAACGTTCTTCAAATCGCGATTCTAATGTTCTATCCATAAACCTTGTACTAAAATTTTTTTTTTCAACGGCTCTTCAATTTATACTTCCAAGAGCCTTTACTGAGGCTCATCCATCTTCAGTATGGATCATCTAGTCACATATTTTGGATATCTGTATAAATAAATTATTAACAGCGATCGCTTAAATAAGCGAAAATTGCTTTTGGGGGCTTTGTGTCATAAATTACATTCTCATTTAAAATCGTTATCTCTCTTTCAGCACTCAAGTCATATGAGTAACATCCCCAAAGAAAGAGGAGAAAGAACTTTCAGACATTTAGAATAAGCTCGTAATTACTTTTACAAGTTCAATAACAATAGCTCATTACACGACTCCTTTTACAGCCTTGAATATTAGAGGAAGAAATTTGTTAGCGATC
It encodes the following:
- a CDS encoding response regulator transcription factor codes for the protein MRILLVEDDITQLQPLQGALSKVGHIVDAAEDGEIAQWLMTHRDYDLLILDWMLPKVSGVSLCQKYRQAGKTAPVLILTAKDAILDKVSALDVGADDYLVKPFSLLELLARVRALGRRAPLWQGDLLKLADLQLHLNTLTLQRQEVTVQLSGREFQLLEYFLRHPRQVLTHEQIEQALWEWNIQPDSKAITMLVHRLRQRLQMVKAEDWLQTVYGMGYRLVDPDSCDR
- a CDS encoding sterol desaturase family protein, with product MLILLSYVYASLTAVFVILFLLERIFPLRLQTHSLIKRLFINSCITALAFATNAAVVQPTAQFMLQWTQLQSFGLVHLVPLPTAIKSVMAFLLMDLTYYYWHRANHRFLFLWRFHNVHHIDPDLDISTGFRFHGVEILLSAGLRVFQIALTGISQGTYILYELVYQANTLFHHSNIRLPIWTERWLNTILVTPRMHGVHHSQVQDETNSNYSVIFPWWDKLHQTLRLNVPQSEIEIGIPAYSSPDDNTLQHLWLVPFQKQRDYWRKPDNKLVERSPSVLGEDLSRMVDFSTTSIAPNLSLRTE
- a CDS encoding dienelactone hydrolase family protein, with the protein product MDRTLESRFEERSIQVPSGVINLDGDLRIPENARGVVLFAHGSGSSRHSSRNRYVAEELNKAGFATLLIDLLTQEEEEIDNQTGQLRFNINLLAERVIDATQWLAQNLEIYKTKIAYFGASTGAAAALVAAAKHPNGICAIVSRGGRPDLAAASLSNVQAPTLLIVGEKDTPVIRMNQEVLEQLQVEKKLAIVSEATHLFEEPGTLEAVARLSSEWFEQYLVTGNR